The Cerasicoccus sp. TK19100 genome window below encodes:
- the nadC gene encoding carboxylating nicotinate-nucleotide diphosphorylase: MAKCRPDDFSQRLSWDDLDIDWLRRLIDMAWREDLAGGGLSHAPNGIGDATTETVIQPGSGAARLIARQPMTLAGLHLIPLILERYGNISQRAVFKHESRDGDTVAKGDCIGELVGEKSVILTAERVILNFLQHLTGVATETQKYVAALGSSRTRLLDTRKTTPGYRTLEKYATACGGGWNHRIGLYDRIMLKDNHLAAEGATKGERLAEAIRDAKQQRPELGIEVEVDNIEQIPPVIKAGADIIMLDNFSNEQLIEAVALISDKVLTEASGGITIERMASLANLGLDYISTGATVHQATWVDIGLDWQ; the protein is encoded by the coding sequence ATGGCCAAATGCCGCCCCGATGATTTTAGCCAACGCCTGAGCTGGGACGATCTCGATATCGACTGGCTGCGACGCCTGATCGATATGGCCTGGCGCGAAGACCTCGCCGGCGGCGGGCTCTCCCACGCGCCCAACGGCATTGGTGACGCCACCACGGAAACCGTCATCCAGCCCGGCAGCGGCGCGGCGCGGCTCATCGCCCGCCAACCCATGACCCTTGCCGGCCTGCACCTGATCCCGCTGATCCTGGAGCGCTACGGCAACATCAGCCAGCGCGCGGTTTTCAAACACGAGTCGCGCGACGGCGACACCGTCGCCAAGGGCGACTGCATCGGCGAACTGGTCGGCGAAAAAAGCGTCATCCTCACCGCCGAGCGCGTGATCCTCAATTTCCTGCAGCACCTGACCGGCGTCGCCACCGAGACGCAAAAATACGTCGCAGCGCTGGGCAGCTCCCGCACCCGTCTGCTCGACACCCGCAAGACGACGCCCGGTTATCGCACGCTGGAAAAATACGCCACGGCCTGCGGCGGCGGCTGGAACCACCGCATCGGTCTCTACGACCGCATCATGCTGAAAGACAACCACTTGGCCGCCGAGGGTGCCACCAAGGGCGAACGCCTTGCCGAGGCCATCCGCGACGCCAAGCAACAGCGCCCCGAGCTGGGTATCGAGGTGGAAGTCGATAATATTGAGCAAATCCCGCCCGTCATCAAAGCCGGCGCGGATATCATCATGCTCGATAATTTTTCCAACGAACAGCTCATCGAGGCAGTCGCGTTGATCAGCGATAAAGTGCTCACGGAGGCCAGCGGCGGCATCACCATTGAGCGCATGGCGAGCCTCGCCAACCTGGGGCTGGACTACATTTCAACCGGCGCGACCGTCCACCAGGCTACCTGGGTGGATATCGGCCTGGACTGGCAATGA
- a CDS encoding YcfL family protein yields the protein MKTVCYSLLAVITLAVLSGCNSVNTVEPANPKAEPNLIAIKKVETDPALARKVSVVDVNEGSRGDLLFVQVQLENENYGPEDFNYQFTWIEQDGFEVQSPPAIWKSGVILGRESIYLQNIAPNPRVVDFRLKLLARETYNATVGQGTRPRGRSY from the coding sequence ATGAAAACCGTTTGTTATAGCCTACTCGCAGTAATCACCCTGGCCGTTTTGTCCGGCTGTAACTCGGTCAACACCGTTGAGCCTGCCAACCCGAAGGCCGAGCCCAACCTGATCGCAATTAAGAAGGTGGAGACCGATCCTGCCCTCGCGCGCAAGGTGTCCGTGGTCGACGTCAATGAAGGCAGCCGCGGCGACCTGCTCTTCGTGCAAGTGCAGCTCGAAAACGAAAACTACGGGCCCGAAGACTTCAATTATCAGTTCACCTGGATCGAGCAGGACGGCTTCGAAGTGCAGAGCCCGCCAGCGATCTGGAAAAGCGGTGTCATCCTCGGCCGCGAAAGCATTTACCTGCAAAACATCGCTCCCAACCCGCGCGTCGTCGACTTCCGCCTGAAGCTCCTCGCCCGCGAAACCTACAACGCCACCGTTGGCCAGGGCACTCGCCCTCGCGGCCGCAGCTACTAA
- a CDS encoding penicillin-binding protein activator LpoB, with protein MKTCITLISLTALTAIFSGCASSGTPGRDARYVDSEGTQTIVSLDKINIQDWSNAADQMVQSMLISGVLDRAPTQPAVLGIGRITNKTTQQVDTDYLTKKIRVALNQSGKVVTTTTYGLGDYAEDELARQTMEIQKFENNDTSRQPLPYFTLTGKLLEDRASAGKTNQVTYTFQLSLTQTNNGLAVWEDEKNITKQGERNAVGW; from the coding sequence ATGAAAACTTGCATCACCTTGATCAGCCTCACCGCCCTGACCGCCATTTTCTCGGGTTGCGCCAGCTCCGGCACGCCGGGCCGCGACGCGCGCTACGTCGACTCCGAGGGCACGCAGACTATTGTCAGCCTGGACAAGATTAACATCCAGGACTGGTCCAATGCCGCCGATCAGATGGTGCAAAGCATGCTCATCAGCGGGGTGCTCGACCGCGCGCCCACCCAGCCCGCCGTGCTCGGCATCGGCCGCATCACCAACAAGACCACCCAGCAGGTCGACACCGACTATTTGACCAAAAAGATCCGCGTCGCGCTAAACCAGAGCGGCAAGGTCGTCACCACAACGACCTACGGCCTCGGCGACTACGCCGAAGACGAACTGGCCCGCCAGACCATGGAGATCCAGAAGTTCGAGAACAACGACACCAGCCGCCAGCCGTTGCCCTACTTCACGCTGACTGGTAAGCTGCTCGAAGACCGCGCCTCCGCCGGCAAGACCAACCAGGTCACCTACACCTTCCAGCTCAGCCTCACCCAGACCAACAACGGCCTCGCCGTCTGGGAGGACGAAAAGAACATCACCAAGCAGGGCGAACGCAACGCCGTCGGCTGGTAA
- a CDS encoding COG3014 family protein, whose product MPGNPHDTHFVMLRNACQCRLFTLLGLILLLTGCSSYKDETQALRQAWQAGNDQSAASIAAAAANDKDDGVDQIVFRLEEGSALRAAGDYTGSIVAFQEADAEMSQYDAGAEIRLAAEAGATLTNQSYLPYTGTAYDKIMLNTYQALNYLQLGQYDDARVFLNRALERQREAVNANAERIAEANAAAKESSNKAKSSSSASEKNYDVERAERDPNFQRQLSSVYGYLDQLKAYAPYVNPFTVYLDGVFHLAQATDLPDVERAAKSFQRTASMIGPNDYLAGDDAAVQALLSGQPLEPTTYVFFETGMGPYRDETRIDIPVFIFGANGVPYVGAAFPKLKMSGQYVPYLDVGAAGKNFRTKTLCSMDSVVAQEFDNELPIIVTKTLISAGAKAAITYGLYEATKSNDSLSTAVMIASTIYQAAMNKADLRSWITLPKEIQFARFPTPADRKLTLTQPTGGQKITLTLEPGLVNVVYVKSNSNAAPLRASQFVLKTAPTTNENRLL is encoded by the coding sequence ATGCCCGGAAATCCGCATGATACCCACTTCGTGATGCTTCGTAACGCTTGCCAATGCCGTCTTTTTACCCTGCTCGGGCTAATCCTGTTGTTGACCGGTTGCTCCAGCTACAAGGACGAAACCCAGGCGCTGCGCCAAGCCTGGCAGGCCGGTAACGACCAGTCTGCCGCCAGCATTGCCGCCGCCGCCGCCAACGATAAAGACGACGGCGTGGATCAGATTGTTTTCCGCCTGGAAGAAGGCTCAGCCCTGCGCGCCGCGGGTGACTACACCGGCAGCATTGTCGCCTTCCAGGAGGCTGATGCTGAGATGAGCCAATACGATGCCGGGGCGGAAATCCGCCTGGCCGCCGAGGCCGGGGCCACGCTGACCAACCAGAGTTACCTGCCCTACACCGGCACGGCCTACGACAAGATCATGCTCAACACCTATCAGGCGCTCAACTACCTTCAGCTGGGCCAGTATGACGACGCCCGGGTGTTCCTCAACCGCGCGCTCGAACGCCAGCGCGAAGCCGTCAACGCCAACGCCGAGCGCATTGCCGAGGCCAACGCTGCCGCCAAAGAATCCTCCAACAAGGCCAAGAGCTCGAGCTCCGCCAGCGAGAAGAATTACGACGTCGAACGCGCCGAGCGCGATCCGAACTTTCAGCGCCAGCTGAGCTCTGTTTACGGCTACCTGGACCAGCTCAAGGCCTACGCGCCCTACGTCAACCCGTTCACGGTTTACCTCGACGGCGTCTTCCACCTAGCCCAGGCGACGGACCTGCCCGATGTCGAGCGCGCGGCCAAAAGCTTCCAGCGCACGGCGTCCATGATCGGGCCCAATGACTACCTCGCCGGCGACGATGCCGCCGTCCAAGCCCTGCTTTCCGGCCAGCCGCTGGAGCCGACGACCTACGTTTTCTTTGAGACCGGCATGGGCCCCTATCGCGACGAGACCCGCATCGACATCCCGGTGTTTATCTTTGGGGCCAACGGCGTGCCTTACGTTGGCGCAGCCTTTCCGAAGTTGAAAATGAGCGGCCAATACGTGCCCTACTTGGACGTCGGCGCGGCGGGGAAAAACTTCCGCACCAAGACGCTGTGCAGCATGGACTCCGTCGTCGCGCAGGAGTTCGACAACGAACTGCCGATCATCGTGACGAAAACGCTCATCAGCGCCGGGGCCAAAGCCGCCATCACCTACGGACTTTACGAGGCCACCAAGAGCAACGACAGCCTCAGCACCGCAGTTATGATTGCGAGTACGATCTACCAGGCCGCGATGAACAAGGCCGACCTGCGCAGTTGGATCACCCTGCCCAAGGAAATCCAGTTCGCCCGCTTTCCGACGCCTGCCGACCGGAAATTGACGTTGACCCAACCCACCGGCGGCCAGAAGATCACACTCACGCTGGAACCGGGCTTGGTCAACGTAGTCTACGTGAAAAGCAACAGCAACGCCGCCCCCCTCCGCGCCAGCCAATTTGTCCTTAAAACCGCACCGACCACGAATGAAAACCGTTTGTTATAG
- a CDS encoding beta strand repeat-containing protein codes for MIPAWLLATDPYLASGFKVTLDTSTTPPNITATGSVSGTVTQPSYIQAIESLEFQQVTLSSNSTLASFTDSTDASTAKGYFIGLLSQDYSLTFDNHGDLSYSISTSPSNLENSFLQSLGAVSAGQQLLSPPDQDGASLAVTVNHYGSIKLDSTLNEYALETEGYQPVVSGLVVYSATYADGLAPSEVKVTTYEGSDIQVTSTGEEATGGITAGSFFNASTNNQAQTNNPVEVVHGGSITADVNFGAGISASSTGAPFSSSDAYTAVGNDVHVTVSDTGKIAVNTQDNTQSNIGVGVLAVSDGFVPETAKSDTNITGGAVKVTLEQASEPSDTSSTLQVGNDNTKLGIGVLAISSGSGGGLSLYSESLVSSKGNDGSGGAVTVDSSRAIETKGEMSIGIAALSLGGQNAVTTVSSSSTGIASVGNVDSDFAPGGGDTVKVTLNEGGDITTLGTTAHGVVAISASGGGLVVNEFEQSIQSPDLSSSSGTQLGDASGASSSDKGKGKAGGTIEVVNNATITTGDGTGKGVASIGVVAQSIGGGGGSAGGKHASLFVGGSGDAGGAGGAVGIEQGSKGVVQTNDAHSVGILGQSVGGGGGNGANAEGLFIAIGGKGGEGGEGGNIAADLDGQVTTKGDFASGVILQSVGGGGGHGGNSTAWGKYVSLGIGGSGGKGGTGGDVVAYVDSDATITTAGKDSSGLHLQSIGGGGGTGGTVTSKEDGSTFTIATAIGGSGGVSGDGGDIIAGNAGTIKLTNASGNASALYAQSIGGGGGHGGSTTAKSHDDGGDPEDLNVDMTLSIGGSGGASGHGGDIALENTGNLSVAGDLGVGMFAQSIGGGGGAGGKSSLAASLKDATGDYAQFNLSAGGSGGHGGNGGDVALVNGSITRKEALITTTGHSSIGILGQSVGGGGGHGGSGNVDVDDKDPDDDDGGDSGAATGGDDDEKPQVYQLTMQIGGTGGTSGDGGYVAAENHGVVTTEGDTSSGLTVQSIGGGGGVIRGTDSKLTAKQNTVDITVGANDKGSGGNGGKVEAVNHGLITTTGGDSAGIVAQSIAGGGGDIGKADSHTVLKELESLGKKIINNDNSWNGSINMGSSSSDKTSSGDAYVVNESESNILTTGHRSMGILAQSIGGGGGKAGISSAVSNAAYVDNYDPSTVHNATLHLGLWQDGTSDRESASSDNKGLANVTNEGYVETLGYAAPGVIVQGINGGGGVAANGAVDVNTTMTLGTSAEGTNYGNPIFYTQESGTVITSGDHSIGVLAQSIGLGGGYASTGDIPQTDAKYTGDAFYRKTNAQLGVTYTNQHHDSVVGAGIETQVTLSNGDGDKSTIATAGNWAHGVVSQSIGGGGGVAQSIIGENSTAYEIITAQLGAQIGDGQNIGGPMVLTSGAGTEIVTEGFGSAGIILQSIGAGGGIFTSGSSDYQGADHSDTPTNGYGYNYKDVVLGAGDQSKSGGDQQDIAGAGGSFQMDNAAATITTKGMYAHGVVLQSIGGGGGIFGAGQQDGANTGRKLRVQLGGSTDANLGIGMADQSLSNLNFDIHTSGDQAHGLIVQSISDGGGIAMGENIDDNINNSQLGSNQKGDSDHNAGNVAVSLGADSKIVTEGNQSHGVIVQSIGGGGGIIANVTSTSQFKANTTEFVQKNTHGYSGDVQVDNSGEITVKGTSSVALIAQSISGGGGIFGHTAGSWGGDGSSTGKGGTVLVQNLAGGVIDASASSNGIGIFAQAVAASGNGGQTISVYNEGTINVHTDTGVGVMVSGGNSDNVIPTGTLGATAESANNAVVNHGTITGKTSVHYSGNALVDVHNHGHMQGSLWLSPDNAEAASGSLYNYGLYKAGLDVGGVVINEGDFYIGADHQSGGIQTTFHENFINESTGALYFDILALENHDAMIFLPGNHNQFAGSLIAVMQDGYLPEVDSEFQLIGGNDGHTFEKEFLESLVIQAGFEGLAGELFLKSDNSLWLQITQVPEPETYALLVGLATLGALLYRRRRAE; via the coding sequence ATGATACCAGCCTGGCTTCTGGCAACAGACCCCTATCTGGCCAGCGGCTTCAAAGTAACGCTGGATACCAGCACGACCCCGCCCAACATCACTGCAACCGGCTCGGTGAGCGGGACGGTTACGCAGCCCAGCTACATTCAGGCCATCGAAAGCCTGGAGTTCCAGCAGGTGACTCTGAGCTCGAATTCCACGCTGGCCTCGTTCACTGATTCCACGGATGCCAGCACCGCCAAAGGCTACTTCATCGGACTGCTTTCGCAGGATTATTCTCTTACCTTCGATAACCATGGCGACCTGAGCTATAGCATCAGCACCTCGCCATCGAATCTTGAAAATAGCTTCCTCCAAAGCCTGGGTGCCGTCTCCGCCGGGCAGCAGTTGTTGTCACCGCCGGATCAGGATGGTGCCAGCTTGGCCGTCACCGTCAACCATTACGGGAGCATCAAGCTCGACAGCACACTCAATGAATACGCGCTGGAAACGGAAGGCTATCAACCGGTGGTCAGCGGACTGGTCGTCTACTCCGCGACCTATGCGGACGGCCTGGCACCCAGCGAAGTAAAAGTGACGACCTATGAAGGCAGCGATATCCAAGTCACCAGCACCGGCGAGGAGGCCACGGGTGGCATCACGGCGGGCAGTTTTTTCAATGCATCCACCAACAATCAGGCACAGACGAACAACCCGGTTGAGGTCGTACATGGCGGCTCGATAACAGCCGACGTTAACTTCGGTGCCGGCATTTCGGCCAGCTCCACCGGTGCGCCTTTTTCCAGCAGCGATGCCTACACTGCCGTTGGCAATGACGTGCACGTCACGGTGTCGGACACCGGCAAAATCGCCGTCAACACGCAGGACAACACCCAGTCCAACATCGGTGTGGGCGTGCTCGCCGTGAGCGACGGCTTCGTCCCGGAAACGGCCAAGTCCGACACCAACATTACCGGTGGCGCGGTCAAGGTCACGCTGGAGCAGGCATCCGAGCCGTCGGACACTTCCTCCACGCTCCAGGTTGGCAACGACAACACCAAGCTGGGCATCGGCGTGCTCGCCATCAGCTCTGGCAGCGGCGGCGGGCTCAGCCTCTACAGCGAATCGCTCGTTTCCAGCAAGGGCAACGACGGCAGCGGCGGCGCAGTCACGGTGGACAGCAGCCGGGCCATTGAAACCAAGGGTGAGATGTCCATTGGCATCGCGGCGCTGAGCTTGGGCGGGCAAAACGCGGTCACCACCGTGAGCTCCAGCAGCACCGGCATTGCGAGCGTTGGCAACGTCGACTCCGACTTCGCCCCCGGCGGCGGCGACACCGTGAAAGTTACCCTCAACGAAGGTGGCGACATCACCACGCTGGGCACGACGGCGCACGGCGTGGTGGCCATCAGTGCCAGCGGCGGCGGCCTCGTCGTCAATGAATTTGAGCAAAGCATCCAATCGCCGGACCTGTCGTCCTCCTCCGGCACCCAGTTGGGAGATGCCTCGGGCGCATCCAGCAGTGACAAGGGCAAAGGCAAAGCCGGCGGCACCATCGAAGTCGTCAACAACGCCACGATCACCACGGGCGACGGCACCGGCAAAGGCGTGGCGTCCATTGGCGTGGTCGCCCAGTCGATCGGCGGCGGGGGTGGCTCCGCGGGCGGCAAGCACGCCTCGCTTTTTGTTGGCGGCTCGGGTGATGCAGGCGGGGCCGGCGGCGCAGTCGGCATCGAGCAGGGAAGCAAGGGTGTAGTCCAAACCAACGACGCCCACTCTGTCGGTATTCTGGGCCAGTCCGTTGGCGGCGGCGGGGGCAACGGTGCCAACGCCGAGGGCCTCTTCATTGCCATTGGCGGCAAGGGCGGTGAAGGCGGCGAAGGTGGTAACATCGCAGCGGATCTCGATGGCCAGGTAACGACCAAGGGGGACTTTGCCAGCGGCGTCATCCTGCAAAGTGTGGGCGGTGGCGGCGGCCACGGCGGCAACAGCACGGCCTGGGGCAAATACGTCTCCCTCGGCATTGGCGGCAGCGGGGGCAAAGGCGGCACGGGCGGCGACGTCGTGGCCTACGTCGATAGCGACGCCACCATTACGACCGCGGGTAAGGACTCCTCCGGCCTGCACCTTCAGTCCATCGGCGGAGGCGGTGGCACGGGCGGCACGGTGACCAGCAAGGAAGACGGCTCGACCTTTACCATTGCCACCGCCATCGGCGGCAGTGGCGGCGTGAGCGGCGATGGCGGCGACATCATTGCCGGTAACGCCGGCACGATCAAGCTGACCAACGCCAGCGGCAATGCCAGCGCCCTTTATGCCCAGTCCATCGGCGGCGGCGGCGGCCACGGCGGCTCCACCACCGCCAAATCGCATGACGACGGTGGCGACCCCGAGGACCTCAATGTCGACATGACGCTCAGCATCGGCGGCTCCGGCGGTGCCTCGGGCCACGGCGGGGACATCGCCCTGGAAAACACGGGCAACCTCAGCGTCGCGGGTGACCTCGGCGTCGGCATGTTCGCCCAGAGCATCGGCGGCGGTGGCGGCGCGGGCGGTAAGTCTTCCCTCGCGGCCTCACTCAAGGACGCCACCGGCGACTATGCCCAGTTCAACCTTTCGGCCGGCGGCAGTGGCGGCCACGGGGGGAACGGCGGCGACGTTGCCCTGGTCAATGGCAGCATTACCCGCAAAGAGGCGTTGATCACCACGACCGGCCATTCCTCCATCGGCATCCTCGGGCAGTCCGTGGGCGGCGGCGGCGGCCACGGCGGCAGTGGCAATGTGGATGTCGACGACAAAGACCCCGACGACGACGATGGCGGCGACAGCGGCGCGGCCACTGGCGGGGATGACGACGAAAAGCCACAGGTTTATCAACTGACTATGCAAATTGGCGGCACGGGTGGAACATCCGGCGACGGCGGTTACGTCGCTGCCGAAAACCACGGCGTCGTCACCACCGAGGGTGACACCTCTTCCGGCCTCACGGTGCAATCCATCGGAGGAGGCGGCGGCGTCATTCGTGGGACCGATTCCAAGCTCACCGCCAAGCAAAACACCGTCGACATCACAGTCGGGGCCAACGACAAAGGCTCGGGCGGCAATGGCGGCAAAGTCGAAGCGGTTAATCATGGCCTCATCACCACCACCGGCGGAGACTCGGCTGGCATCGTGGCGCAGTCCATCGCCGGAGGCGGCGGGGACATCGGCAAGGCGGATTCCCACACCGTCCTGAAGGAGCTGGAATCGCTCGGCAAGAAGATCATTAACAACGACAACAGCTGGAATGGCAGCATCAACATGGGCTCCAGCTCATCCGATAAGACCTCCAGCGGCGACGCATACGTGGTCAACGAAAGCGAGTCCAACATCCTGACCACCGGCCATCGTTCCATGGGTATCCTGGCGCAGTCCATCGGCGGCGGCGGGGGCAAGGCAGGTATTTCCAGCGCCGTGAGCAACGCGGCCTATGTCGACAATTACGACCCGTCCACCGTCCACAATGCCACGCTGCACCTGGGCCTCTGGCAAGATGGCACCAGTGATCGCGAAAGCGCCTCGTCGGATAACAAAGGCCTGGCCAACGTTACCAACGAGGGCTACGTGGAAACGCTGGGCTACGCCGCACCGGGTGTCATTGTGCAAGGCATCAACGGCGGCGGCGGCGTAGCGGCCAATGGCGCGGTGGACGTCAACACCACGATGACGCTGGGCACGAGCGCCGAGGGCACCAACTACGGCAACCCCATCTTTTACACGCAAGAGTCCGGCACCGTGATCACCAGCGGTGACCACTCCATCGGCGTTCTGGCGCAGTCCATCGGCCTGGGTGGCGGATATGCCAGCACCGGCGACATCCCCCAAACCGACGCCAAATACACAGGAGATGCCTTTTACCGCAAGACCAACGCCCAACTGGGCGTCACCTACACCAACCAGCATCACGACTCGGTGGTTGGCGCCGGCATCGAAACGCAGGTGACACTGAGCAACGGTGATGGCGATAAAAGCACCATCGCAACCGCAGGCAACTGGGCCCACGGCGTCGTCAGCCAAAGCATTGGCGGCGGTGGCGGCGTGGCCCAGAGCATCATCGGTGAGAACAGCACCGCCTACGAGATCATCACCGCCCAGCTCGGCGCACAAATCGGTGATGGCCAAAACATCGGCGGCCCCATGGTTCTGACTTCCGGGGCTGGAACGGAAATCGTCACCGAAGGCTTCGGCTCCGCGGGGATTATTCTCCAGTCCATCGGTGCAGGGGGCGGCATTTTCACCTCCGGCTCAAGCGACTACCAGGGTGCCGACCACTCGGATACGCCCACCAATGGCTACGGCTACAACTACAAAGATGTGGTGCTCGGCGCGGGCGACCAGTCCAAATCCGGTGGCGACCAGCAGGACATTGCGGGTGCGGGTGGCAGCTTCCAGATGGACAATGCCGCAGCGACCATCACGACGAAGGGTATGTATGCCCATGGCGTCGTGTTGCAGTCCATCGGTGGCGGTGGCGGCATCTTCGGGGCCGGTCAGCAAGACGGCGCGAACACCGGCCGCAAGCTCCGGGTGCAGCTCGGCGGCTCCACCGATGCCAACCTCGGCATAGGCATGGCAGACCAATCCTTGAGTAATCTAAACTTCGACATCCACACCTCCGGTGACCAAGCCCATGGCCTGATCGTGCAATCGATCTCCGATGGCGGGGGCATCGCCATGGGGGAAAACATCGACGACAACATCAACAACTCCCAACTCGGATCCAACCAAAAGGGCGACAGTGACCACAACGCGGGCAACGTCGCCGTCAGCCTTGGTGCGGATTCCAAGATCGTGACCGAGGGTAACCAATCCCACGGCGTCATCGTGCAGTCCATTGGCGGCGGCGGCGGCATCATTGCCAACGTCACCTCCACCAGCCAGTTCAAGGCCAACACTACTGAGTTTGTGCAAAAGAACACCCACGGCTACAGCGGCGATGTCCAAGTTGACAATTCCGGCGAAATCACGGTCAAGGGCACCAGCTCGGTCGCGCTGATTGCGCAGTCGATTTCCGGCGGAGGCGGCATCTTTGGGCACACCGCCGGCAGTTGGGGCGGCGACGGTTCCTCAACCGGCAAGGGTGGCACAGTCCTCGTGCAAAATCTCGCAGGCGGCGTCATCGACGCCTCGGCATCGAGCAACGGCATTGGCATCTTCGCCCAGGCCGTCGCGGCAAGCGGCAACGGCGGGCAAACCATCAGTGTCTACAACGAAGGCACCATCAATGTCCATACCGACACCGGAGTCGGCGTCATGGTAAGTGGCGGCAACAGCGACAACGTCATCCCGACAGGCACACTTGGTGCTACGGCGGAATCAGCCAACAACGCGGTGGTCAATCACGGAACCATCACCGGCAAAACGTCGGTCCATTATTCGGGCAACGCCCTGGTCGATGTCCACAACCACGGCCACATGCAGGGCAGCCTCTGGCTCTCGCCGGACAACGCCGAAGCGGCCTCGGGGTCACTTTACAACTACGGCCTCTACAAGGCTGGGTTGGACGTGGGTGGCGTCGTCATCAACGAAGGCGATTTCTACATCGGTGCCGACCACCAATCCGGCGGCATTCAAACGACGTTCCACGAAAACTTTATCAACGAGAGCACCGGCGCGCTGTATTTCGATATTCTCGCGCTCGAAAACCACGATGCCATGATCTTCCTACCCGGGAATCACAACCAATTCGCCGGGTCGCTGATCGCTGTCATGCAGGACGGCTATCTGCCCGAAGTCGACAGCGAGTTCCAGCTCATTGGCGGCAACGACGGGCATACCTTCGAAAAAGAGTTCCTCGAATCGCTCGTCATTCAGGCCGGCTTTGAAGGACTGGCCGGGGAGCTTTTCCTCAAGAGCGACAACTCCCTTTGGCTGCAAATTACCCAGGTGCCCGAACCGGAGACCTATGCCCTGCTCGTCGGTCTGGCCACGCTCGGTGCCCTCCTCTATCGTCGCCGACGTGCGGAATAA
- a CDS encoding YceI family protein, translating into MKKATLLLAGLFAAISVNAEQNTYEIDPNHSGVTFAVRHFVNDVNGSFGKFSGTVTVDTEDPTKNTAKATINTASVNTNNDKRDGHLLKDDYFNVSKFPEMTFETINWEKTDDEDKYEVTGNLTLLGVTKPVTLEVEYLGAMKGTGHYEGMEIIGFKGEGKIKRSEWGLDSGGPIVGDDVEIEISVQGHRKL; encoded by the coding sequence ATGAAAAAAGCCACCTTACTCCTCGCAGGATTGTTTGCTGCGATCAGTGTTAACGCCGAGCAGAACACTTACGAGATCGATCCGAATCACTCGGGTGTCACGTTTGCCGTTCGCCACTTTGTGAACGACGTCAATGGCAGCTTCGGCAAGTTCAGCGGCACGGTCACGGTCGACACCGAAGACCCAACCAAGAACACCGCCAAGGCCACGATCAACACCGCCAGCGTCAACACCAACAACGACAAGCGCGACGGTCACCTCCTCAAGGACGACTACTTCAATGTGTCCAAGTTCCCGGAAATGACCTTCGAGACGATCAACTGGGAAAAGACCGATGATGAAGACAAATACGAAGTCACCGGCAACCTGACCCTGCTTGGCGTCACCAAGCCCGTCACCCTCGAAGTGGAATACCTTGGCGCGATGAAGGGCACCGGCCACTACGAAGGCATGGAAATCATCGGCTTTAAGGGCGAAGGTAAGATCAAGCGCTCCGAATGGGGCCTCGACTCCGGCGGCCCGATCGTGGGCGACGACGTGGAGATCGAGATCTCCGTCCAGGGCCACCGCAAGCTGTAA